In Streptomyces sp. Li-HN-5-11, the sequence GGCAGTACGGCGGCGGGCACCGTGTAGGTGAGGGGCCGGGCGTACTCCGGGGCGCGGCCCGTATCGTCGTCGGCGACGCCGTCCACCGCGGCGTCGGCGTCGGCGAGCGGGGAGGCGGCGGTGGAGGCGGAGAGTGAGCGGGCGGTGGACCGGGAAGCGTTGCTGGCGGCGGCGATGGCGTCGGTGGCGGTGCCGGACGGCGCGGCGGTGTCGGTGGCCGTGTGCGACCTGGGCTCCGGGGCGAGCGCCGGGTACGGCGACGGCCTGTTCGACACGGCCAGCATCGTCAAGGTCGACATCCTGGCGGCCCTGCTGCTCCAGGCGCAGGACGCGGGACGCCGGCTGACCGCGCAGGAGAAAACCTACGCCGCGGCGATGATCGAGAACAGCGACAACGACTCCGCGTCGGCCCTGTGGCGGAGCATCGGCGGGGCCGACGGGCTGGACGCGGCGAACCGGCGCCTGGGACTCACGGACACCGTGGGTGGCGAGGGCACGCTGTGGGGGCTGACCCGTACCACGGCCGCCGACCAGCTGACCCTGCTCAGGCAGGTGTTCGGTGACGACTCACGCCTCAGCGAGGCCTCGCGGACGTATCTGCGGGAACTGATGGGGCGGATCGCCGAGGGCCAGGACTGGGGTGTGTCCGCGGCGGCCGACGGCTCCGCGTGGGCGCTGAAGAACGGCTGGCTGCCGCGCAGCACGACCGGGCTGTGGGACGTCAACAGCGTCGGGCGCGTGACGGTCGGCGGTGCCGGCTACCTGGTGGCCGTGCTCTCGGACGGCAACCCGACGCAGGAGCAGGGCATCTCACTGGTCGAGGCGACGGCCCGGGCGGCCGTGTCGGCGTTCACGAAGAAGGCGCCGACGGCTGCGGAGTACGGGGCTGGGCCCGGTCGCGGGCCCGCGACAGGGTCCGCGACAGGGGCCGCGACAGGGGCGCGACAGGGTCCGGGGCGGAACCCAGGCCGGGCCAGGCTGAGGCCGGGCCGGGCCAGGGCTGAGGCCGGGCCGGGCCAGGGCTGAGGCCGGCCGGGCGTCCAGGGCTGAGGCCGGCCGGGCGTCCAGGGCTGAGGCCAGGGCCAGGCCCGCGGCAGGGGCCGGGCCAGGGCTGGAGCCGGGCCGACGTCCAGGGCTGAGGCCGGGCCGGAATCGGAGGCTGAGGTCGGGAGTCCGAGAGGACGCCGACGTCCCAGAGAGCGCCCGCCCTGCCAAGAGCGCCCGCCCTCCCAGAAGGCGCCCGGCGTCCCAGAAGGCGCTGACATCCCAGAAGCCGCCCGCGTCCTAGAAGGCGCCGTCGCCTTCTCGGCCGCGGCCCCGCCACAGTACGACCGCGACGATCAGCAGCACTCCGCCGACGCCGCCCGCGAGGGGGCCGGCCCAGTCGAAGGTGCCGTCGTCCGCCTCGGCGGTGTCGGGGCCGGGACCGAAGTACTTCTTGCCGTACGCCGCCGCGTGCAGGCCGTCCGGCTTGAGCCGGTCCGCGGCCTTGAGGGCGGCGACGGGGTCGATGAGACCGAACCCTCGGGAGTCGTCGCGGCCGTCGACCGGGGCGTCGCGGGCCGTGTCCTCCAGGAGTTTCTTGACCTGCGCGGGCATCAGGCCGGGATGCGCGGCCTTGATCAGGGCGACGGCGCCGGAGACGAAGGCGGAGGCCGCGCTGGTCCCCCAGCCCTCGTAGTACTTGTGGTCCGGGTCGGCGATGACGATGTCGACGCCGGGCGCGCTGACCGTGGCGTACCAGCGGCGGGTGGAGAACCCGGCACGGGTGCCGTAGCGGTCGACGGCGGTCGCGGCGATCACGCCGGGGTAGGCGGCCGGGTAGGAGATGTGGTCCCCCTTGTCGCCGCCGTTGCCGGCCGAGGCGACGACGACGGTGCCCTTGCGCAGGGCGTACTGAATGGCCTCGTCCTCGGCGGGTTCGGGGTGTGCGGAGACGGAGTCGTCGCCGAGGGAGAGGTTGATGACGTCGGCACCGTGGTCCGCGGCCCAGCGGATGCCCTCGGCGAGGGCGTTGCCGCGGGTGGTGCGGGCCTGGGCGCGGGCCGGGTCTTCGTCCTCGAGGATCACGCGCACCGGCAGGATCTTCGCCTCCGGGGCGATGCCCATGACACCGTCGGCGTCGCCGGGTCCATGGCCGTGACCGGCGATGATGCCGGCCATGGCGGTGCCGTGGCGGGCCCAGTTGCGGTTGCCGGGCTGCGCGCCGAAGCCGATCATGTCCTTGGCCGGCAGGACGTTGCCGACGAGGTCCGGGTGGTCGGCCTCGACACCGGTGTCCAGGACCGCCACGGTGACGCCCTTGCCCTTGGTGGTGGTCCAGGCCTGGCGGGCGTTCAGCGCGTCCAGGGCCCACTGCTGCGCGCGGATGCCGTCGGCGTGCGCGACGGTGGACGGCACGAGGGCGAGGCAGGCGGCGAGGAGCAGACTCAGCGCCCCGGTCCTGCGGGTCGCCACGGCTTTCGAGGCGGCT encodes:
- the mycP gene encoding type VII secretion-associated serine protease mycosin; translated protein: MKAASKAVATRRTGALSLLLAACLALVPSTVAHADGIRAQQWALDALNARQAWTTTKGKGVTVAVLDTGVEADHPDLVGNVLPAKDMIGFGAQPGNRNWARHGTAMAGIIAGHGHGPGDADGVMGIAPEAKILPVRVILEDEDPARAQARTTRGNALAEGIRWAADHGADVINLSLGDDSVSAHPEPAEDEAIQYALRKGTVVVASAGNGGDKGDHISYPAAYPGVIAATAVDRYGTRAGFSTRRWYATVSAPGVDIVIADPDHKYYEGWGTSAASAFVSGAVALIKAAHPGLMPAQVKKLLEDTARDAPVDGRDDSRGFGLIDPVAALKAADRLKPDGLHAAAYGKKYFGPGPDTAEADDGTFDWAGPLAGGVGGVLLIVAVVLWRGRGREGDGAF